Proteins from one Indicator indicator isolate 239-I01 chromosome 37, UM_Iind_1.1, whole genome shotgun sequence genomic window:
- the GTSF1 gene encoding gametocyte-specific factor 1, with protein MSLPVALMMTEHRCGAEGQAQRCPGTAGLQVGLHEGPLQPKGLSDSLRASAPPPPRPHQMAPGTAPRAGLPRQRRAARGAAPGPAPPSPVRPCSALPCSAQLSSPRPGLGQPRTALPVMELEEDFDVQDPERLVQCPYNKQHQIRARRFPYHLVKCRKSHPEVAKQLATCPFSARHLVPQPHLGDHILKCTDKGFVEQDIVTQSCGSQQMAVSTWQAPPCDEDWEAELQEQSESLFIWGETNSDISRVTSEEKNQLPTRVRAPRTSPFPQVPWKS; from the exons ATGTCGCTGCCTGTGGCACTAATGATGACTGAGCACAGATGTGGCGCTGAGGGACAGGCGCAGCGGTGTCCTGGCACCGCTGGGTTGCAGGTCGGACTCCATGAGGGTCCCCTGCAGCCCAAAGGCCTCAGCGACTCCCTGAGAGCCTCCGCCCCGCCCCCGCCGCGGCCGCACCAGATGGCGCCGGGCACAGCCCCGCGCGCAGGGTTGCCTCGGCAACGGCGCGCGGCGAGAGGCGCGGCCCCGGGCCCGGCCCCGCCCAGCCCAGTCcggccctgctctgccctgccctgctcagcgCAGCTCAGCTCGCCCCGGCCAGGCCTAGGCCAGCCTCGCACGGCCCTGCCCGTCATGGAGCTGGAGGAAGACTTCG ATGTTCAGGATCCAGAGCGGTTAGTGCAGTGTCCTTACAACAAGCAACATCAGATCAGAGCCCGTCGCTTCCCCTACCACCTGGTGAAGTGCAGGAAG AGCCACCCCGAGGTAGCCAAGCAGTTGGCCACCTGCCCCTTCAGCGCTCGCCACCTGGTGCCACAGCCACACCTGGGTgaccacatcctgaagtgcaCTGACAAAGGCTTTGTGGAGCAAGACATAG TGACTCAGTCCTGTGGCTCCCAGCAGATGGCTGTCAGCACCTGGCAGGCTCCTCCGTGTGACGAGGACTGGGAAGCAG agctgcaggagcagtcaGAGTCTCtttttatctggggtgagaccAACTCTGACATCAGCAG GGTCACCTCTGAAGAGAAGAACCAGCTGCCCACCAGAGTTCGTGCCCCCAGGACCTCCCCATTCCCCCAGGTGCCATGGAAAAGCT GA
- the LOC128978496 gene encoding feather keratin 1-like, whose translation MSCYTPCLPCQPCGPTPLANSCNEPCCVRCQDSTVAIQPSPVIVTLPGPILSSFPQNTAVGSSTSAAVGSILSSQGVPISSGGFGLSGLSGLGLGSCGRSCLPC comes from the coding sequence atgtCCTGCTAcaccccctgcctgccctgccagccctgtggcCCAACCCCACTGGCCAACAGCTGCAATGAGCCCTGCTGTGTGAGGTGCCAGGACTCCACCGTTGCCATCCAGCCCTCCCCTGTGATAGTGACcctgcctggccccatcctcagctccttcccacagaaCACCGCCGTGGGCTCCTCCACCTCCGCTGCCGttggcagcatcctcagctcTCAGGGGGTGCCCATCAGCTCTGGGGGCTTTGGCCTCTCTGGCCTCTCTGGCTTGGGCCTTGGCTCCTGCGGCAGGAGCTGCCTCCCCTGCTAG